The following are from one region of the Lentimicrobiaceae bacterium genome:
- a CDS encoding PLP-dependent aspartate aminotransferase family protein, with product MDYSFIINQLGEENVIDTEPITPPIFQTSNFRFSSVAAFRKALENEKEALIYSRGNNPNLTLLSKKIAALEHAEDCLVTASGMSAITTAIFSNVKSGDHVVCQQHPYSWAEKMMLGGFLERFNVEVSMVDGTQNNCIIDAIRHNTRLIYLESPNSWTYELQDIAFITKIAKQKGIITIIDNSYASPVNQQPLLMGIDIVVHSATKYIGGHSDTIGGLICSSRPMIEKIFNNEYLMLGGIASPFNAWLMLRGLRTLSLRMEKIADSALKIAEYLEQHPKIEKVYYPFLKSNPQYDIAKKQMKKGSGLISVLIKDKNIKSLEKFCNNLKYFNLAVSWGGFESLVFPALVSTERSKKPHLPQNLIRFSIGLEETDVLINDLENALKLV from the coding sequence ATGGATTATTCATTTATTATCAATCAATTGGGTGAAGAAAATGTTATAGACACAGAGCCGATTACACCTCCTATATTTCAAACTAGTAATTTCCGTTTCTCTTCAGTTGCTGCGTTCAGGAAAGCTCTCGAAAATGAAAAAGAAGCACTTATATATTCAAGAGGTAACAACCCCAACCTAACTCTTCTTTCAAAAAAAATTGCAGCATTAGAACACGCAGAAGATTGTCTTGTTACAGCAAGTGGAATGTCGGCAATAACTACAGCTATTTTTAGCAATGTTAAGTCGGGTGACCATGTTGTGTGTCAGCAACATCCTTATTCTTGGGCTGAGAAAATGATGTTAGGCGGATTTTTAGAACGGTTTAATGTTGAAGTTTCCATGGTTGATGGTACCCAAAACAATTGTATTATAGATGCAATACGGCATAATACAAGGTTAATATATTTGGAAAGCCCGAATTCATGGACATATGAATTACAAGATATTGCGTTTATTACGAAAATAGCTAAACAAAAAGGGATAATTACGATTATTGATAACAGCTATGCTTCGCCTGTAAACCAGCAACCCTTACTCATGGGTATTGATATTGTGGTTCATTCTGCAACGAAATACATAGGCGGTCATAGTGATACAATTGGCGGGTTAATTTGTAGCTCAAGACCTATGATTGAAAAAATATTTAATAATGAATACCTTATGTTGGGAGGAATAGCATCTCCATTTAATGCATGGTTGATGTTAAGAGGATTAAGAACGTTGTCGCTCAGAATGGAAAAAATAGCCGATTCTGCCCTCAAAATTGCAGAATATTTAGAACAACATCCTAAAATTGAAAAAGTGTATTATCCGTTTTTAAAGTCTAATCCACAGTATGATATAGCTAAAAAACAAATGAAAAAAGGGAGTGGTTTGATTTCTGTTTTGATTAAAGACAAAAATATTAAGTCCTTGGAAAAATTTTGTAATAATTTGAAATATTTTAATTTAGCAGTATCATGGGGCGGCTTTGAATCTTTGGTTTTTCCAGCTTTAGTTTCTACAGAGAGGAGTAAAAAACCACATTTACCTCAAAATCTTATTCGTTTTTCCATTGGATTGGAAGAAACGGATGTATTAATAAATGATCTGGAAAATGCATTAAAATTAGTCTGA
- a CDS encoding lysophospholipid acyltransferase family protein: MKRIGYIFFRGFTLFISIIPFRILYRSSDFYSIVMQYVVRYRLKTITDNLKNSFPEKDDLEIKRIVHRYYRNLCDISFETIKGYSFNTKKILFRYQCLNPEITHRYYRKNKDIIIAMSHYANWEWGTQVASKFFLHRPVTFYKPLSNEYFDNYLRQHRMKQNMELFSVYKPKLLQRLDEEPPKAYFLVSDQSPSPGKEKKAYWVKFLNQDTACLHGIESYAKLFDLPVFYADVQRIKRGYYTIKLEEICMYPENTCRGEITAKYMKKLEDIILKKPDDLAMVAQTMEIKEAR; encoded by the coding sequence ATGAAACGTATAGGATACATATTTTTCAGAGGATTTACCTTATTCATTTCCATCATTCCATTTCGAATACTTTATCGGTCATCCGATTTTTATTCGATAGTTATGCAATATGTAGTACGCTACCGGCTAAAAACGATTACAGATAATTTAAAAAACTCGTTTCCTGAGAAAGATGATCTGGAAATAAAACGGATTGTTCACCGGTATTACAGAAATCTTTGTGATATTTCATTCGAAACAATCAAAGGCTATTCATTCAACACAAAAAAAATACTTTTCCGTTATCAATGTTTAAATCCTGAAATTACCCATAGATATTACAGGAAAAATAAGGATATAATTATTGCCATGAGCCATTATGCCAATTGGGAATGGGGAACCCAGGTGGCAAGTAAATTTTTCCTGCATCGTCCCGTTACTTTCTACAAACCTCTTTCCAACGAATATTTTGATAATTATCTCCGTCAACACAGGATGAAACAGAACATGGAATTATTCTCTGTTTATAAACCAAAACTCCTGCAACGCTTAGATGAGGAACCTCCCAAAGCTTATTTTTTGGTAAGCGATCAAAGTCCAAGCCCGGGTAAAGAGAAAAAGGCATATTGGGTAAAATTTCTGAATCAGGATACGGCATGCCTCCATGGTATCGAAAGTTATGCGAAACTTTTCGATCTGCCTGTATTTTATGCCGATGTGCAAAGGATAAAACGTGGCTATTATACCATAAAACTGGAAGAAATTTGCATGTATCCCGAAAATACCTGTCGCGGTGAGATAACAGCTAAATACATGAAAAAGCTTGAAGATATTATCCTGAAAAAGCCGGATGACTTGGCTATGGTCGCACAAACGATGGAAATTAAAGAAGCCAGATAA
- the rplS gene encoding 50S ribosomal protein L19, translating into MIKMVEDHFVEKKQFSVFKAGDTVTVHYKIKEGNKERIQLFQGVVLQRSGTGITETFTVRKISGNIGVERIFPVYSPFIEHIDINKRGVVRRARIFYLRDLRGKKARIKEKKY; encoded by the coding sequence ATGATAAAAATGGTGGAAGACCATTTTGTAGAAAAAAAACAATTTTCGGTCTTTAAAGCGGGTGATACAGTAACGGTTCATTATAAAATTAAAGAAGGAAACAAAGAACGTATCCAATTGTTCCAAGGAGTTGTTTTACAACGTTCAGGTACAGGTATTACCGAAACTTTTACCGTTCGTAAAATTTCTGGTAACATTGGTGTTGAAAGAATCTTCCCTGTTTATTCTCCTTTTATCGAACATATTGATATAAATAAAAGAGGCGTAGTGCGCCGTGCGCGTATTTTTTATTTGCGAGACCTTAGGGGTAAAAAAGCGAGAATCAAAGAAAAAAAATATTAG
- a CDS encoding DUF4831 family protein, whose amino-acid sequence MYPVDKKIAPNGICYFLPQNQIKIEVSVIKTTKTEGPFAQYSEKYLGIGDVIRSNSVEYEIASVRMSNLSQPDPNKLYQIVNFEKKKNKDKSLLLTIGENGCLQAVNWEKKEIEKTLKVKNQADNQTYRSFYSPSLIEKIDTIIRKITLDTTVIEKKLYKKTFFDKNIEQKAKEAADGFLKLEENRNNLITGYNEVNYEKASIEYMDCQMQILLREYLNLFIGDIQYETFTFMYYIVPESSNALYPLFRFSNDEGVMNISDKIGEAVVLSILPSGKIIADNTDKNHDKNSQGFYYQIPDKVTCKIIKSDKTLLEADFLMAQFGVVMQLPSTGLKSIELFPETGAIKSVEIR is encoded by the coding sequence GTGTATCCTGTTGATAAAAAGATTGCTCCTAATGGCATTTGCTACTTCCTTCCTCAGAATCAGATAAAAATAGAGGTGAGCGTTATTAAAACCACCAAAACAGAAGGTCCGTTTGCCCAATATTCGGAAAAGTATCTTGGAATAGGGGATGTGATAAGAAGTAATTCCGTTGAATATGAAATTGCGTCTGTTAGAATGTCGAATTTATCTCAACCTGATCCGAATAAACTATATCAGATTGTTAATTTTGAAAAAAAGAAAAATAAAGATAAATCTCTGCTTTTAACAATTGGAGAAAATGGATGTTTGCAGGCTGTAAATTGGGAAAAGAAAGAGATCGAGAAGACTTTGAAAGTTAAAAATCAGGCAGATAATCAAACATATCGTAGTTTTTATAGCCCTAGCCTTATAGAAAAAATAGATACAATTATCCGAAAAATTACTTTGGATACTACAGTGATTGAAAAAAAATTATACAAAAAAACATTCTTTGATAAAAATATTGAACAAAAAGCCAAAGAAGCAGCGGATGGATTTTTAAAACTGGAAGAGAATCGTAATAACCTGATTACTGGGTATAATGAAGTGAATTACGAAAAGGCAAGTATTGAATACATGGATTGTCAGATGCAAATTTTATTGCGTGAATACCTTAATTTGTTTATTGGTGATATTCAGTATGAGACTTTTACGTTTATGTATTATATTGTTCCGGAAAGTTCTAATGCATTGTATCCGTTATTCCGTTTTTCAAACGATGAGGGAGTAATGAATATTTCAGATAAAATTGGAGAAGCAGTAGTTTTAAGTATTCTGCCTTCCGGGAAAATAATTGCAGATAATACCGATAAAAACCATGATAAAAATTCGCAAGGTTTTTATTACCAAATACCTGATAAAGTTACATGTAAAATTATCAAATCAGACAAAACGTTACTTGAAGCAGATTTTTTAATGGCACAATTTGGAGTTGTCATGCAATTACCATCAACTGGTTTAAAGTCGATTGAATTATTTCCCGAAACCGGAGCGATAAAATCGGTAGAAATACGATAA
- a CDS encoding metallophosphoesterase, protein MKKLNTLNFLLTFFLLFNLTACEDAFQYSPYSSKAEDKNSNEENSTKLMQNTINTDTFSFSVIADSHYYYDNLSEVVDYINRDTGSMFTVHAGDLTESGLLWEYRNTYKIINKLHKPFFVCIGNHDYLSNGSDIFRHYFGDKNFTMNIGKNKFIFFDDVVWESINHQPDFDWLKSVVSTAGTDTSVFVFTHIPPWTDQLAGEKEEIFRKMMTDNKVKAVFCGHEHNFEMEDYYHDGVIYVATGSVYKEHYIVVKIEGEKFSINPIGF, encoded by the coding sequence ATGAAAAAACTGAATACATTAAACTTCCTGTTAACATTTTTTCTTCTTTTCAACCTTACCGCTTGCGAAGACGCTTTCCAATACAGCCCTTATTCATCAAAAGCAGAAGATAAAAATTCGAATGAGGAAAACTCAACTAAACTTATGCAAAATACCATAAATACGGATACCTTTTCATTTTCAGTGATTGCTGATAGTCATTATTATTACGACAATTTAAGTGAAGTGGTTGATTACATTAACAGGGATACCGGAAGTATGTTTACCGTTCATGCCGGCGATCTTACCGAGAGCGGTTTATTATGGGAATATCGTAATACCTACAAAATAATTAATAAACTTCACAAACCTTTTTTTGTATGTATAGGCAATCATGATTATTTATCCAATGGTTCAGATATTTTTCGTCATTATTTTGGAGATAAAAACTTTACAATGAATATCGGGAAAAATAAATTCATTTTTTTTGATGATGTGGTCTGGGAAAGCATCAATCATCAACCCGATTTTGACTGGTTGAAAAGCGTTGTTTCTACAGCCGGAACCGATACCAGTGTCTTTGTTTTCACCCATATCCCGCCATGGACGGATCAGTTAGCCGGTGAAAAAGAAGAAATATTCAGAAAAATGATGACTGACAATAAGGTAAAAGCGGTTTTTTGCGGACATGAACATAATTTTGAGATGGAGGATTATTATCATGACGGAGTAATTTATGTTGCTACCGGAAGTGTATACAAGGAACATTATATTGTTGTTAAAATAGAAGGTGAAAAATTTTCAATAAATCCAATTGGTTTTTGA
- a CDS encoding winged helix-turn-helix domain-containing protein, translated as MNTYEIGRKAGHICEYLYTNGECSIAELKKKLKINTKELYLALGWISRNDKIAFYEKDGESFVFLLYM; from the coding sequence ATGAATACCTATGAAATCGGAAGGAAAGCCGGACATATCTGTGAATATTTGTATACAAATGGAGAATGTTCCATCGCCGAGCTTAAAAAGAAACTTAAAATTAATACTAAGGAACTTTACTTAGCTTTAGGCTGGATTTCACGTAATGATAAAATTGCATTTTATGAAAAAGATGGAGAGTCATTTGTTTTTCTGCTCTACATGTAG
- a CDS encoding glycosyltransferase, whose amino-acid sequence MGKISIIICSYNEEKTICEVVKACCLNNAESEIIVVDDGSTDNSEGLLKQLPEKYNFSYIRLPENKGKSYAMVVGVENAHNEIILFIDADISNLKQDHFQKILKPIIENEADMVLGQPGETLINYHINPFKPLTGQRALLKKDILPILNEIRVTRFGVETYINLYYQAHGKRVEYVMLDGLSHPTKFEKTTPMKATKEFILEGNEIALTLLKNHDLITRRIECSFNKTNSSAKTRLQKIQNDINKKLQYLLDKFNM is encoded by the coding sequence ATGGGAAAAATAAGTATTATCATTTGCTCTTACAATGAAGAAAAAACAATTTGCGAGGTTGTTAAAGCATGTTGTTTGAATAATGCCGAAAGTGAAATCATTGTTGTGGATGACGGTTCAACAGACAACTCAGAAGGATTACTAAAGCAACTCCCTGAAAAGTATAATTTTAGCTACATCCGGCTTCCCGAAAATAAAGGGAAAAGCTATGCAATGGTAGTTGGAGTAGAAAATGCTCATAACGAAATTATCCTTTTTATTGATGCGGATATTTCAAACTTAAAACAAGATCATTTTCAAAAAATATTGAAACCAATAATTGAAAATGAAGCAGATATGGTACTTGGCCAACCAGGCGAAACCTTAATTAATTATCATATTAACCCCTTTAAGCCTTTAACAGGGCAACGAGCTTTACTAAAAAAAGATATTTTGCCAATTTTAAATGAGATTAGAGTAACCAGATTTGGCGTTGAAACATATATTAATCTTTATTATCAGGCACATGGTAAAAGAGTTGAATATGTTATGCTTGACGGATTAAGCCATCCCACAAAATTTGAGAAAACAACTCCGATGAAAGCAACAAAAGAATTTATACTCGAAGGAAACGAGATTGCCCTTACCCTTCTTAAAAATCATGATTTAATAACCAGAAGAATAGAATGTTCATTCAACAAAACCAATAGTTCAGCAAAGACAAGATTGCAAAAAATTCAAAATGATATTAATAAAAAACTTCAATATTTGCTTGACAAATTTAATATGTAA
- a CDS encoding TetR/AcrR family transcriptional regulator produces the protein MTKEEQVKSEAIQAAKTLFQYYGLNKTTMEDIAKAMGRGKSTLYYYYKSKDEIFEAVVLNETDEIFSKVKNAIDNVSSAREKLLTYCLTTFKSINTVSVIYKIIVGEMNENINIVIDLRRKFEKKQNELLSIIFHQGIVNGEFTSEIENDIDLLTFSMNSALSGLVIDFVIRKNFPGWEDRIELLTNIFLKGLLV, from the coding sequence ATGACCAAAGAAGAACAAGTTAAATCGGAAGCCATACAAGCAGCAAAGACTCTCTTTCAGTACTATGGACTCAATAAAACCACGATGGAAGACATTGCCAAAGCAATGGGACGTGGCAAAAGCACCTTATATTATTACTATAAAAGTAAAGATGAGATATTTGAAGCCGTTGTCTTAAACGAAACTGATGAAATATTTTCTAAGGTTAAAAATGCCATTGATAATGTTTCTTCTGCCCGGGAAAAATTGCTTACTTATTGCCTGACTACCTTTAAATCAATAAATACAGTATCTGTAATTTATAAAATTATAGTTGGTGAAATGAACGAAAACATAAACATAGTGATTGATTTGCGCCGAAAATTTGAAAAGAAGCAAAATGAATTGTTATCAATTATCTTTCATCAGGGCATTGTAAATGGCGAATTTACTTCTGAAATAGAAAATGATATTGACTTGCTGACTTTTTCGATGAATAGTGCCTTATCTGGATTAGTAATTGATTTTGTTATACGTAAAAATTTTCCTGGATGGGAAGACAGAATAGAATTATTAACCAATATCTTTCTTAAAGGACTTTTAGTTTAA
- a CDS encoding efflux RND transporter periplasmic adaptor subunit, producing MKRKEIPTLVAYFMIIVCMVSCNNHGNKPDKDLTQPVKVKVQQIATSSGSAEQPYIGMVEESLSVPLSFLIAGNVDRVLVSEGQNIKKGQLLAVINSENYQNAYQIAASKEKQAADAFNRLESMYKNGSLPEVKFIEIQTGLEQARSLVAMSKKNLSDCKLYSPMDGTIGKRIIEPGMSVIPGNPVFQLVKIEKVYATVPIPENEIASIKKGQKAYIQVAALGNKSFEGIIEEKGVMSNPLSHTYNVKIILNNPQKLLQPGMVCNVIIHSNNSTGLVVVPSNVIQIDKNGQKYVFIADANTSKVMKKYVEVGSPYQNGIIITSGLQAGDQLIIEGYQKVNENTTIQIVK from the coding sequence ATGAAAAGAAAAGAAATTCCAACCCTTGTAGCATACTTTATGATCATAGTATGTATGGTAAGTTGTAACAACCATGGTAATAAACCTGATAAAGATCTTACCCAGCCAGTTAAGGTAAAAGTACAGCAAATAGCCACGTCTTCCGGAAGTGCGGAACAACCGTATATAGGCATGGTGGAAGAATCATTATCCGTACCATTAAGTTTTTTAATCGCCGGAAATGTGGATCGAGTACTGGTTTCGGAAGGACAGAATATTAAAAAAGGACAACTTTTGGCTGTTATAAATAGCGAGAATTATCAAAATGCTTACCAAATAGCCGCTTCCAAGGAAAAGCAGGCAGCAGACGCCTTTAACCGCTTGGAATCCATGTATAAAAATGGAAGTTTACCGGAAGTAAAATTTATAGAAATTCAAACAGGGCTTGAACAGGCGCGTTCGTTAGTGGCAATGTCTAAAAAAAATCTGAGTGATTGTAAGTTATATTCCCCAATGGATGGCACCATTGGTAAACGCATAATTGAACCTGGAATGAGTGTAATCCCCGGTAATCCCGTTTTTCAGTTGGTAAAAATTGAAAAAGTATATGCTACCGTTCCTATTCCGGAAAATGAAATCGCTTCCATCAAAAAGGGGCAAAAAGCCTACATTCAGGTTGCTGCACTGGGAAACAAAAGTTTTGAGGGGATAATAGAAGAAAAAGGTGTAATGTCGAACCCGCTTTCTCATACTTATAATGTTAAAATCATTTTGAACAATCCGCAAAAGCTGCTTCAGCCGGGAATGGTTTGTAATGTAATTATTCATAGCAACAACTCGACTGGACTGGTGGTTGTGCCTTCCAATGTCATTCAAATAGATAAAAATGGTCAAAAATACGTGTTCATTGCCGATGCCAACACCAGCAAGGTGATGAAAAAGTATGTGGAAGTGGGTTCGCCATACCAAAACGGAATAATCATAACTTCAGGATTGCAAGCAGGAGATCAATTGATTATTGAAGGCTATCAAAAAGTAAATGAAAATACCACCATCCAAATCGTAAAGTAA
- a CDS encoding TolC family protein, which yields MLLLGFNSYVSAQNKYSLEQCKTLALQNNALIRNSNLEIEASKQVKDAAFTKYFPSLNAQAMSFRFTDPLVKMSVPGGNLPVYDGNPANLATATQFAYFPGMSISAMDKINAGIVSAVQPLYAGGRISNGNKLASLGIEVSNEKSVMNKNEVLLKTEEQYWLIVSLNEKMNTINSYEKLLDTLYKEVNNAFQNGLITHNDLLKVKLKQSEVKMNKLKLDNGRHLALMAFCQYIGIKYDSLLLLTDSAVNTSKPMDVFVDHHQALTNRVEYQLLQKSMEAETFQTKLKRGEYLPELAVGAGAMYLGMDEKDNNNAFVMASLKIPVSDWWEASHSLKERKIKEKIAKNNADNTSELLIVQMQKAWNDLQEADKEIAVAEETVAQAEENLKLNNDSYKSGMVNVSDLLEAQALLQKVKDQLTDVRTNYQNKLVAYMQVTGRY from the coding sequence GTGTTGCTTTTGGGATTTAATAGTTACGTTTCTGCTCAAAACAAGTACTCGTTGGAACAATGTAAAACACTTGCTTTGCAGAATAATGCGCTGATCAGAAACAGTAACCTGGAAATTGAAGCTTCGAAACAGGTTAAAGATGCGGCTTTTACCAAATATTTTCCAAGTCTGAATGCACAGGCAATGTCGTTTCGGTTTACCGATCCTTTGGTTAAGATGAGTGTTCCGGGCGGGAATCTACCTGTTTACGATGGCAACCCGGCCAATCTAGCAACGGCCACCCAGTTTGCCTATTTCCCCGGGATGTCTATTTCTGCTATGGATAAGATAAATGCAGGAATAGTTTCTGCCGTGCAGCCTTTGTATGCCGGAGGTCGCATAAGCAACGGTAACAAACTTGCCAGCCTTGGTATAGAAGTAAGCAACGAAAAATCAGTGATGAACAAAAACGAGGTTTTGCTTAAAACCGAGGAACAATACTGGCTGATTGTTTCGCTGAACGAAAAAATGAATACCATAAACAGTTATGAAAAACTGCTCGACACGCTTTACAAAGAAGTGAATAACGCCTTTCAAAACGGACTAATTACGCATAACGATTTGCTGAAGGTTAAGCTGAAACAGAGTGAAGTGAAAATGAACAAGTTGAAACTTGATAACGGCCGGCATCTTGCTTTGATGGCATTTTGCCAGTACATTGGTATAAAGTATGATTCATTATTATTGCTTACTGATTCTGCCGTAAATACTTCAAAGCCAATGGATGTATTTGTTGATCATCATCAAGCCCTTACAAACAGGGTTGAGTACCAGCTTTTGCAAAAAAGCATGGAGGCAGAAACTTTTCAAACCAAGCTGAAAAGAGGCGAATATTTGCCCGAATTAGCCGTAGGAGCCGGTGCTATGTATTTGGGAATGGATGAAAAAGATAATAATAATGCCTTTGTTATGGCCTCTCTCAAAATTCCCGTTTCCGACTGGTGGGAAGCTTCCCATTCGTTGAAAGAACGCAAGATAAAAGAAAAAATAGCCAAAAACAATGCAGACAATACATCCGAATTGCTTATTGTACAAATGCAAAAAGCATGGAACGATTTGCAGGAAGCCGACAAAGAAATTGCTGTGGCCGAAGAAACTGTTGCTCAAGCTGAAGAAAATCTAAAGCTGAATAACGATTCATATAAATCGGGGATGGTGAATGTTTCCGACCTGCTGGAAGCCCAGGCTTTGCTGCAAAAAGTAAAAGATCAGCTTACCGATGTTAGAACCAATTATCAGAACAAATTAGTTGCCTATATGCAGGTTACGGGGAGGTATTGA